In one Colletotrichum destructivum chromosome 2, complete sequence genomic region, the following are encoded:
- a CDS encoding Putative Mg2+ transporter protein, CorA-like/Zinc transport protein ZntB, giving the protein MSQYETTTWREEAAPPRRRGPSLFSSRTSAQNLRSQYTREAQTTHLVQLIEEFRKADPIYDPVPPTPPPRALGRQRSQRAVHTQPVVRFASPLDPLSARRRRAKTPLSAPVVYEVATQTPQTLQNLDFGVATVTPEEQEMRPRQPTPEGPVTVLVNNDEEGTDLQSFDLDGFPMPPDFGAREEYSFPGYDGDEWVDLEETTGKVYAFDPARLGADSSRTDDGFDLETPFSDDSTMRGEELPPSRALHVYRSRYTGDGVLGGTHSAVLDVVYDAKRKRQSLFRWLHVQQDMMNFDEFTSEISKALSEREQNDIRKLLSDVRKNYAKTVRTSRATTVKHMDPSYLQLPLQQGDQEKGAQAGKRTATWLCIPYFSLEEYSGIQATGNPGAFPPLTLLQLAFSRNSQKRDMLQATRQIGNGEKGSCFHIRQLWCIVLDNSLLITCGSMYEEALRGDNIAVTSEPGREPTPNSDNDGRILIRYGESVLWSFPLQECQTWFAFIAHFSDFWPKAVRFHFNGRLLSEARWWKVLQFAGTSRRSVVISMETCAPPQLPPSGILRTIKQGLSDTASQASGAGLQPPKPSSSGNRTSFPPVRPSVPNEMFHVFSWAAPNTPSSVDGPNFVVLQKQLSEVEDFLTAETNGPDQRAYLDAETSTRVEVFLYLEQLGAEMQSTKKAWKRQDYEERVDIFNAADSLFRFFLPPLFDGPTTEKFWGAVMSLVKLSLPEAADGESHPSNLDKTRRDAIYANAQTVKKALRQLALPVIACKSILSHAEPTDRLDIDVPQDLIVAWLHLVMGLIYASHETHMWEDHLDVADRLVKGGMKQMMERLSSLSLLERSSVLPLELVSLISYRLLANTSGKYAGITDTYSEYLRALENDIANGQSDMTYQQRINFLRQEVNVINRTIAAQSSVFNSILASRQEGQSAAPKQRRLNRGAFGEQVNNRDAVSLRSHLLLGRSRYGDDEETNVLLESMAEVSDFYKLPSTDAAGFRDLLAAECTQLLERRNRDFQEYGEQADVLEQTNLNNAAVTKDRQEQAIYAFTIVTIIFLPLSAVSSIFGMNSSDIRDMKDGQWLYWATAIPVTILTIVLGLWWMGEMGHLWDWAFRKIRGDETVGSEFPGHGGMSEKAHRHDAIEVLPAAQAVYSRPQSARQSFARRPDSRLGG; this is encoded by the exons ATGTCACAGTACGAAACAACAACTTGGAGGGAAGAAGCGgctcctccccgccgccggggtccttctctcttctcgtcaCGAACATCAGCCCAAAACCTCAGGAGCCAGTACACCAGAGAAGCCCAGACGACGCATCTCGTCCAGCTGATCGAGGAGTTCCGCAAAGCAGATCCCATCTACGACCCCGtgccgcccacgccgccgcccagggcCCTGGGACGCCAAAGGAGTCAAAGGGCCGTCCACACCCAGCCCGTCGTGCGATTCGCCTCGCCTCTGGACCCCTTGTCtgcgcggcgacgacgggccaAGACCCCGCTGTCTGCTCCTGTTGTTTACGAGGTTGCTACGCAGACGCCGCAGACGCTGCAGAACCTCGACTTTGGCGTCGCTACGGTCACCcccgaggagcaggagatgCGGCCGCGGCAGCCCACCCCCGAAGGACCAGTCACGGTGCTTGtcaacaacgacgaggaggggACTGACCTGCAGAGtttcgacctcgacggtTTCCCCATGCCTCCCGACTTTGGCGCACGGGAGGAGTATTCCTTCCCGGGctacgacggcgacgaatGGGTTGACTtggaggagacgacggggaAGGTCTATGCCTTTGACCCGGCACGCCTGGGCGCGGATTCGTCCAGGACTGACGACGGCTTCGACTTGGAGACGCCCTTCTCAGATGACTCGACGATGAGGGGAGAGGAGCTGCCGCCAAGCCGGGCTTTGCATGTGTATCGGTCTCGGTACACGGGAGACGGTGTTCTCGGCGGCACGCACTCTGCGGTATTGGACGTTGTCTACGATGCGAAGAGAAAACGACAGTCGTTGTTCAGATGGCT ACACGTACAGCAGGATATGATGAATTTTGACGAATTCACG AGCGAGATCTCAAAAGCGCTGTCGGAGAGAGAGCAGAACGACATCCGCAAACTGCTCTCAGACGTAAGGAAGAACTATGCCAAGACCGTCCGTACGtccagggcgacgacggtgaagCATATGGACCCAAGCTACCTTCAGCTTCCGCTCCAGCAGGGTGACCAAGAAAAAGGGGCGCAGGCTGGGAAGCGAACGGCGACATGGCTCTGCATCCCCTACTTCTCCCTCGAAGAGTACTCGGGCATCCAGGCCACGGGCAACCCGGGCGCGTTTCCGCCTCTAACCCTGCTTCAGCTGGCCTTCTCGCGGAACTCTCAGAAGCGGGATATGCTCCAGGCGACGCGGCAGATCGGCAACGGAGAGAAGGGCTCGTGCTTCCACATTCGACAGCTGTGGTgcatcgtcctcgacaacTCGCTGTTGATTACCTGCGGTTCCATGTACGAAGAGGCGTTGCGGGGGGACAACATCGCGGTGACGAGTGAACCTGGAAGAGAGCCCACGCCGAAtagcgacaacgacggcagGATACTGATTCGATACGGAGAGTCGGTGCTGTGGTCTTTCCCTCTTCAGGAGTGCCAGACGTGGttcgccttcatcgcccaCTTCTCCGACTTTTGGCCCAAGGCGGTCCGCTTCCACTTCAATGGCCGCCTCTTGAGCGAGGCACGGTGGTGGAAGGTGCTTCAATTCGCCGGAACCTCACGCAGGAGCGTCGTCATCAGCATGGAAACCTG CGCACCACCACAACTTCCACCGAGTGGAATTCTGAGGACCATTAAGCAGGGCCTGAGCGACACCGCCAGCCAGGCGTCTGGAGCCGGCCTACAACCGCCCAAACCATCATCGTCAGGCAACCGGACGAGTTTCCCGCCCGTACGACCCAGCGTGCCCAACGAGATGTTCCACGTGTTCAGCTGGGCCGCACCAAATACTCCGAGTTCGGTGGACGGCCCCAACTTTGTTGTTCTTCAGAAGCAACTATCGGAAGTGGAGGACTTCCTGACGGCCGAGACTAACGGTCCGGACCAGCGGGCCTACCTCGATGCCGAGACATCCACGCGGGTCGAAGTCTTTCTGTACCTCGAGCAGCTGGGGGCAGAGATGCAGTCCACCAAGAAGGCATGGAAAAGGCAAGACTACGAGGAGCGCGTCGACATTTTCAACGCAGCCGACTCTCTGTTCAGatttttccttcctcccctgTTTGACGGCCCGACAACAGAGAAATTTTGGGGCGCCGTGATGAGTTTGGTCAAG TTGTCTCTGCCAGAGGCTGCCGACGGGGAGTCTCATCCGAGCAACCTTGATAAAACGAGGCGGGATGCGATCTACGCCAACGCTCAGACCGTCAAAAAGGCACTCCGCCAGCTTGCCCTTCCGGTAATCGCGTGTAAGAGTATTCTATCGCACGCCGAGCCGACGGATCGGCTGGATATCGACGTGCCGCAGGACCTCATCGTCGCTTGGCTCCATTTGGTCATGGGCCTGATCTATGCCAGTCATGAGACACACATGTGGGAAGATCATCTGGACGTGGCCGACAGGCTGGTGAAGGGCGGCATGAAGCAAATGATGGAACGGCTGTCAAGCCTCAGCCTTCTGGAACGGTCTTCGGTCCTCCCGCTGGAATTGGTCTCGCTCATTAGCTACCGCCTCTTGGCCAACACCTCTGGAAAATATGCTGGAATTACCGACACCTACTCGGAATACCTCCGGGCTCTG GAAAACGACATTGCCAACGGGCAGTCGGATATGACGTACCAGCAGCGCATTAACTTCCTGCGACAAGAAGTCAACGTGATCAACCGCACGATAGCGGCGCAAAGCAGCGTGTTCAACTCGATTCTGGCATCTCGCCAAGAAGGTCAATCGGCAGCACCGAAGCAACGCCGCCTGAATCGGGGGGCATTCGGCGAACAGGTCAACAACCGCGACGCCGTGTCGCTGCGGTCtcatctgctgctgggcaGAAGCCGAtatggcgatgacgaggaaaCGAACGTGCTGTTGGAGTCCATGGCCGAGGTGTCTGACTTTTACAAGCTTCCGTCGACGGACGCCGCCGGGTTCAGGGACCTTCTGGCGGCGGAGTGCACTCAGCTGTTGGAGCGGCGCAACAGAGACTTCCAAGAGTACGGCGAGCAGGCGGACGTTCTAGAACAGACG AATCTCAACAACgcggcggtgacgaaggACCGGCAGGAGCAGGCCATTTACGCCTTCACGATTGTGACCATAATCTTCCTGCCCCTGAGCGCGGTTTCGAGCATCTTTGGGATGAACTCGAGCGACATCCGAGATATGAAGGACGGGCAGTGGCTGTACTGGGCGACGGCCATACCGGTGACGATCCTGACGATTGTGCTCGGCCTGTGGTGGATGGGGGAGATGGGACACCTCTGGGACTGGGCGTTTCGGAAGATACGAGGCGACGAGACAGTGGGCTCAGAGTTTCCGGGGCACGGGGGCATGTCGGAGAAGGCTCACCGCCACGACGCGATTGAGGTCCTCCCCGCCGCGCAGGCCGTGTACAGCCGGCCACAGTCAGCCAGGCAGAGCTTCGCGAGGCGGCCCGACAGTCGGCTGGGAGGGTGA
- a CDS encoding Putative GroES-like superfamily, alcohol dehydrogenase-like, NAD(P)-binding domain superfamily has protein sequence MGSPRGNRALWLSSYSEPLRIVDLPVPEAPTGTAVVKILATGIVPYTHLCHTGKLPQMNIHPPFVPNPNAIGRVHAVGPDAVRVKPGDLVYVDATTRGRDDPINVMVMIGHLGGAGDAGQKLMKEWRDGSLQQYQKVPLENVYLLNEQRLTGELGYGPAELSTIAHYSVVGGALLEAADVKVAETVVVGPSGGSFGGLAVEVALTVGCNVVALGRSEAKLAAMREKLGGNARLRTVLMTGDEDADAAAILAATPYGAGADVYNDWTPGGLKNPPYLGAALRTLKREGRVVLSGGASETLPMPYAQFGLKNLKLLGKWMCERRTLLQVISMIEGGQLRIGKESGSEIKVFTLDQHEEATEFARVNGGWRNYTVIAPSPYETSLAI, from the coding sequence ATGGGCTCTCCACGAGGAAACCGCGCTCTTTGGCTCTCGTCCTACTCGGAGCCCCTCAGAATTGTCGACCTCCCCGTCCCGGAAGCACCGACGGGCACTGCCGTCGTGAAAATCCTCGCGACGGGCATCGTCCCATACACACACCTCTGCCACACGGGCAAGCTCCCACAGATGAACATCCACCCGCCCTTCGTTCCGAACCCCAACGCCATCGGCCGTGTGCACGCCGTTGGGCCGGACGCTGTGCGCGTCAAACCTGGCGACCTCGTCTATGTCGACGCGACGACCCGCGGCCGCGATGATCCAATCAACGTCATGGTCATGAtcggccatctcggcggcgccggcgacgcgggTCAGAAGCTCATGAAAGAGTGGCGCGACGGCTCGCTGCAGCAGTACCAGAAGGTGCCCCTCGAGAACGTCTACCTCTTGAACGAGCAGCGCCTCACGGGCGAGCTGGGCTACGGCCCGGCCGAGCTGTCTACCATTGCGCACTACTCGGTCGTTGGCGGCGCGTTGTtggaggccgccgacgtcaaAGTGGCTGAGacagtcgtcgtcgggccTTCGGGCGGCTCTTTTGgtggcctcgccgtcgaggtcgctCTCACCGTCGGCTGCAACGTTGTGGCGCTCGGCCGCAGCGAGGCCAAGCTCGCGGCGATGcgcgagaagctcggcggcaacgcgCGACTCCGGACGGTATTGATGACGggtgacgaggacgccgacgcagCGGCGATCCTGGCAGCAACACCCTACGGCGCGGGAGCGGACGTGTACAACGACTGGACGCCCGGGGGGCTCAAGAACCCGCCGTACCTTGGGGCCGCGCTGCGCACGCTCAAGCGCGAGGGTCGGGTGGTTctcagcggcggcgcgagCGAGACGCTACCGATGCCGTACGCGCAGTTCGGCCTGAAAAATCTCAAGCTGTTGGGCAAGTGGATGTGCGAGAGGCGGACGCTGTTGCAGGTGATCAGTATGATCGAAGGAGGCCAGCTGAGGATCGGGAAGGAGAGCGGCAGCGAGATCAAAGTGTTCACGCTCGACCAACACGAAGAGGCGACGGAGTTTGCGAGGGTTAATGGCGGGTGGAGGAACTACACGGTAATTGCTCCGAGTCCGTACGAGACGTCCCTTGCGATATGA
- a CDS encoding Putative 2EXR domain-containing protein, which produces MDTIMADNSPPDPMAAAASALMNSIQCYVRAAVAAESANSRPESESAIQARLDTVVQENTELKDKLKQIENERDTIKAAFSSYFGVALPESKLSRHLRLKIPKFPQFKSFPVEIRMKIWKLALPAGRVFDLSMGDGHLSRVLRATAPNPNGGPNPAVAMRQASGLAEMTVTAHKTPKLRLVCKEANRAFLEAGGFEFGLFGGTYKGLWFNYAEDILFVREEPRAWVNLDMSRIVRVAFPHTRFMSKPDIIARLDLVLDHFTSCKEVILMQTMEWDIRSCLTSPRLPPKLFPLGTEDPIGAHDYPKELSNEIGNVAAWGDVKRVVEQIGREHVMDVKHLSPGRVPKFIGMEMVRARPSYFD; this is translated from the exons ATGGATaccatcatggccgacaaCTCACCCCCCGACCCCATGGCCGCAGCGGCCAGTGCGCTGATGAACTCCATCCAGTGTTacgtccgcgccgccgtcgccgctgagTCGGCCAACAGTCGACCTGAGTCCGAATCGGCTATCCAGGCCCGCCTCGACACTGTCGTCCAGGAGAACACCGAGctcaaggacaagctcaAGCAGATAGAGA ACGAGAGAGACACTATCAAGgccgccttctcgtcctACTTCGGCGTTGCCCTCCCCGAGTCCAAGCTTTCTCGCCACCTGCGCCTCAAGATCCCTAAGTTCCCCCAGTTCAAGAGCTTCCCCGTCGAGATCCGCATGAAGATCTGGAAGCTCGCCCTCCCTGCCGGCCGCGTTTTCGACCTCTCCATGGGCGACGGCCACCTGTCCCGCGTCCTGCGCGCCACCGCCCCGAACCCCAACGGCGGCCCCAATCCGGCCGTGGCCATGCGCCAGGCCTCGGGCCTGGCCGAGATGACCGTCACCGCCCACAAGACGCCCAAGCTCCGCCTCGTCTGCAAGGAGGCCAACCGAGCCTttctcgaggccggcggtTTTGAGTTTGGCCTCTTCGGCGGCACCTACAAGGGCCTCTGGTTCAACTACGCCGAGGACATCCTTTTCGTCCGTGAAGAGCCCCGAGCCTGGGTCAACCTCGACATGTCGCGCATCGTCCGTGTCGCCTTTCCTCACACTAGATTCATGAGCAAGcccgacatcatcgccagGCTGGATCTGGTTCTCGACCATTTCACCTCTTGCAAGGAGGTCATCCTCATGCAGACCATGGAGTGGGATATCCGGTCCTGTCTGACGAGCCCGCGCCTGCCGCCCAAGCTGTTTCCCCTCGGCACCGAGGACCCTATCGGTGCTCACGACTATCCCAAGGAACTGTCCAACGAGATAGGAAACGTCGCCGCCTGGGGTGATGTCAAACGCGTGGTCGAGCAGATTGGCAGGGAGCATGTCATGGACGTGAAGCACCTGAGCCCCGGCCGCGTTCCCAAGTTCATCGGCATGGAGATGGTGAGGGCTCGCCCGAGCTACTTCGATTAA
- a CDS encoding Putative Galactose-binding-like domain superfamily, PITH domain, Thioredoxin has product MSTVHIKSPTEFQTLLSSSRIVVADFYADWCGPCKAIAPLYEQLSSSLSRKNAVTFVKIDIEAHKEIAAAYNVTSLPTFMIFREGKTIEKVQGADPRKLQEVVKKLAKEVSETGSSSGEASGNSSGGSWRGAGLPRGYGDITDQVEARGCELLNADEDFGPVRVLFDTSKPSALTKKEGVKDWVESGADDQLLLFMPFQSMLKLHTLQLTSLPPADDEEAPMRPGTIHLYTNKPHNLDFSEADDTPPTQAIELTEKDWNADGTANIGLRFVKFQNINSLIIYVTKGDGDGEKVRLDRVRLIGESGEKREMGKLEKIGDEAGE; this is encoded by the exons ATGTCTACGGTTCACATCAAGTCTCCGACGGAGTTTCAGACGCTCCTGTCGAGCTCCAGAATTGTCGTTGCTGACT TCTATGCCGACTGGTGTGGTCCCTGCAAGGCCATCGCGCCCCTCTACGAGCAActttcgtcgtcgctctccCGCAAGAATGCCGTTACCTTTGTCAAGATCGATATCGAGGCCCACAAGGAGATTGCCGCCGCCTACAATGTCACCTCGCTCCCCACCTTCATGATCTTCCGCGAAGGCAAGACCATCGAGAAGGTCCAGGGCGCCGACCCCCGCAAGCTTCAGGAGGTGGTcaagaagctggccaaggaggttTCCGAGACCGGCTCCAGCTCTGGCGAGGCCTCCGGCAACtcgagcggcggcagctggaGAGGCGCGGGACTTCCTCGTGGCTACGGCGACATCACCGACCAGGTCGAGGCTAGAGGCTGCGAGCTTctcaacgccgacgaggactttGGCCCTGTCCGCGTTCTGTTCGACACATCCAAGCCCAGTGCGCTGACCAAGAAGGAGGGTGTGAAGGATTGGGTGGAgagcggcgccgacgaccagcTTCTGCTGTTCATGCCCTTCCAGTCCATGTTGAAGCTCCATACCCTTCAG CTCAcatctcttcctcctgccgacgacgaggaggctcCGATGCGCCCTGGCACCATCCACCTCTACACGAACAAGCCGCACAACCTCGACTTTAGCGAAGCCGACGACACCCCTCCCACGCAAGCCATCGAGCTCACTGAGAAGGACTGGAACGCCGACGGCACTGCCAACATTGGGCTGCGCTTCGTCAAGTTCCAGAACATCAACAGCCTGATCATCTACGTCACCAagggtgacggcgacggcgagaaggtgCGCCTCGACCGTGTGCGCCTCATTGGCGAGTCGGGtgaaaagagagagatgggcaAGCTAGAGAAGattggcgacgaggccggcgagtAG